In Candidatus Contubernalis alkalaceticus, the following proteins share a genomic window:
- a CDS encoding cation-translocating P-type ATPase → MKDNNYYLMDTEEVFRSLDTSPQGLTGEKVEERKKKYGLNKIEEEQKIGVLHILLEQFQDPLIYILLVAGVITTALGELIDTYVILAVVLLNAVIGFTQEFKAEKAISALAQLASPRARVLRQGNTSEIETEELVPGDVVLLTSGSRVPADLRLFETTLLEINESTLTGESLGVRKKTKKLEDESSSLTDRTNLAYMGTIVLSGRGKGVVVKTGRETEIGKISETVKDIKQAPTPLQVQFIRMGKIIGGVIVGLSVLTFFLGIIIGLPPSQILLTAIALAVAAIPEGLPIVFTLTLAIGVSRMAKRGAIMRRLPAVETLGSCSIIASDKTGTLTKNEMTVLSIFAGDTLYDVTGTGFEPHGEITLPGTKEKEDLESNSALELCLRAGFLANESGLNYSKEKGYTAEGDPTETALIVSALKGGINRNEEGTKFQKLHEIPFESEKLYMATLNRSQEGEHYIFVKGAPEKVLEMTAPTALYRDGKPGTLDKKKILEQYEQMGREGLRVLAMAYKKVSPSLTELSSSDVEKDLLFLGLQGMIDPPREEALEAIRQSKKAGIRIIMVTGDHQITAEAIARKLDIIPEGETAVLTGKEIDRMDDDELYERVGQVSIYARVSPLNKLQIVQQLIRQGEIVAVTGDGVNDAPALKAAHIGVAMGKTGTDVAKETSDMIITDDNFASIFSAVAEGRVVFSNLRKVVFFLLGTGAGMILLILFIVLTGFPLPFLPAQILWVNLVTNGLQDMALAFEPPEEGVIQQLPRRREEPIISSLILERLVLVGLVIMLGTFLTYLWQLNIGAPLAQARTVALTTMVFFQLFHVFNSRSELTSMFKMNPLSNPFLFYSTIASLSAHLLVIYWPPLQFVFRTVPLLPIHWLAAALAASTIIIIIEIEKAFRRKSMESQALLLRQFPTRFRLAAILNLFKKIK, encoded by the coding sequence TTGAAAGATAATAATTACTACCTGATGGATACAGAAGAAGTGTTTAGATCTCTTGATACCAGTCCTCAAGGACTGACCGGAGAAAAAGTAGAAGAGAGAAAAAAAAAGTATGGACTGAATAAAATTGAAGAAGAACAGAAAATAGGCGTTCTGCATATACTTTTAGAGCAGTTTCAAGACCCCTTGATATATATTCTTTTAGTGGCCGGGGTCATAACAACTGCTTTGGGAGAGCTTATCGATACATATGTAATCCTGGCTGTTGTATTGTTAAACGCCGTAATCGGTTTTACCCAGGAATTTAAGGCTGAAAAAGCCATAAGTGCTTTGGCCCAGCTGGCTTCTCCCCGGGCAAGAGTGCTCCGACAAGGAAATACAAGTGAAATAGAAACGGAGGAACTGGTCCCGGGAGACGTTGTACTTCTCACCTCAGGCTCCAGGGTTCCAGCTGATTTAAGGCTTTTTGAAACAACTCTTCTGGAAATTAATGAATCGACCCTGACGGGTGAATCCCTGGGAGTCAGGAAAAAAACTAAAAAGCTGGAGGATGAAAGCTCCTCTTTAACCGACCGCACCAACCTGGCATACATGGGCACCATTGTTTTGTCCGGGAGGGGAAAGGGTGTGGTGGTAAAAACAGGTAGAGAAACCGAAATTGGAAAAATATCTGAAACTGTAAAGGACATAAAGCAGGCCCCTACCCCCTTACAGGTCCAGTTTATAAGGATGGGTAAAATCATTGGTGGTGTAATAGTAGGCCTGTCAGTACTTACTTTCTTTTTAGGTATTATTATAGGCCTTCCGCCTTCCCAAATCCTGCTCACCGCCATAGCCCTGGCGGTAGCAGCAATTCCCGAGGGACTCCCCATTGTATTTACCTTAACTCTTGCTATAGGTGTAAGCCGTATGGCCAAAAGGGGAGCCATTATGCGCAGGCTTCCTGCTGTGGAAACCCTGGGAAGCTGTTCAATCATTGCTTCCGATAAAACTGGAACCCTGACCAAAAACGAAATGACCGTCCTTTCCATTTTTGCCGGTGACACCCTTTACGATGTTACCGGCACTGGTTTTGAACCCCATGGAGAAATAACACTGCCTGGCACAAAAGAAAAGGAAGACCTGGAAAGCAATTCAGCTCTGGAACTGTGCCTGAGAGCCGGTTTCCTGGCAAATGAATCGGGACTTAACTATTCCAAAGAAAAAGGATACACAGCAGAAGGTGACCCAACGGAAACAGCCCTTATTGTTTCCGCTCTAAAGGGCGGCATAAACAGGAATGAAGAAGGAACCAAATTTCAAAAACTCCATGAAATACCCTTTGAATCCGAAAAGCTGTACATGGCTACCCTCAACAGAAGCCAAGAAGGTGAACACTACATCTTTGTAAAAGGAGCACCTGAAAAGGTCTTAGAAATGACAGCTCCTACCGCTTTATACCGGGATGGCAAACCAGGAACTTTAGATAAAAAAAAGATACTGGAACAATACGAACAGATGGGGAGAGAGGGCCTCCGGGTTCTGGCAATGGCATATAAGAAGGTCAGCCCTTCACTTACTGAACTATCCTCCTCAGATGTAGAAAAAGATTTATTATTTTTGGGATTGCAGGGGATGATTGACCCTCCCCGGGAAGAAGCGCTGGAGGCCATCAGACAGTCAAAAAAAGCCGGGATTAGAATAATAATGGTTACGGGAGACCATCAGATAACGGCAGAAGCCATAGCCCGAAAGCTAGATATAATACCGGAAGGGGAAACAGCCGTTCTTACTGGCAAAGAAATAGACAGGATGGATGATGACGAGCTCTATGAAAGAGTAGGCCAAGTTTCCATATATGCCCGGGTTTCACCCCTGAATAAACTTCAAATAGTACAACAGCTTATCAGACAGGGGGAAATAGTGGCCGTAACGGGTGACGGGGTTAACGATGCTCCGGCACTTAAAGCAGCCCACATTGGTGTGGCCATGGGCAAAACTGGCACTGATGTGGCTAAAGAAACTTCCGATATGATTATTACAGATGATAACTTTGCCAGCATTTTTTCGGCAGTGGCTGAAGGCCGGGTGGTTTTTTCCAATCTAAGAAAAGTTGTATTCTTTCTACTGGGGACTGGAGCGGGAATGATCCTTTTAATTCTCTTCATAGTACTGACCGGGTTCCCCCTTCCTTTTCTGCCGGCCCAGATTCTGTGGGTAAACCTGGTCACCAACGGACTTCAGGATATGGCCCTGGCCTTTGAACCTCCGGAAGAAGGGGTCATCCAACAGCTCCCCCGCAGGCGTGAAGAACCTATAATTTCCAGCCTGATCCTTGAAAGGCTGGTACTGGTAGGACTTGTTATCATGCTGGGCACCTTCCTGACATACCTGTGGCAGTTGAATATTGGTGCTCCTCTGGCCCAGGCCCGAACAGTAGCTCTAACTACCATGGTCTTTTTTCAGCTGTTCCATGTTTTTAACAGCCGCTCAGAGTTAACCTCCATGTTTAAAATGAATCCCTTGTCCAACCCGTTTCTCTTTTACAGCACCATAGCCTCTCTTTCTGCTCATCTGCTGGTTATCTACTGGCCTCCCCTGCAGTTTGTATTCAGGACTGTGCCGCTGCTTCCAATTCACTGGTTAGCTGCTGCTTTAGCAGCTTCTACAATAATCATAATTATAGAAATAGAAAAAGCCTTCCGCCGTAAATCAATGGAAAGCCAAGCTCTGCTGCTGAGACAATTTCCAACCAGATTTAGATTAGCCGCAATTCTCAATCTTTTTAAAAAAATAAAATAA
- a CDS encoding ABC transporter substrate-binding protein, giving the protein MKKLSVTILVVGMLVAMLAGCSSNDVPVIGISQYGEHASLDNCREGFLQGLKNAGLVEGKDFKIDYQNAGFDDEINIRIAQTFASNNVNLMVGIATPSATALYAAAEGKDIPVVFTAITDPVEAKLDSGNVTGTSDKLPVEAQLELIREMQPDADTIGIIYTTSEPNSVSAIREYKEKAPEYNFTIDAIGVTQQSEVTLATDTLIASGVDAFSNLTDNNVVGVLPSILDKTNKASIPVYGSEVEQVKIGCVAAAGIDYYKLGIQTGEIAVKILNGEFNASEIPYETILEFSIYINKSAIDEMGMSLPDYLEGKTIDIQTPTPQDL; this is encoded by the coding sequence ATGAAAAAATTATCAGTAACAATATTAGTCGTAGGAATGTTGGTGGCAATGTTGGCGGGATGTTCAAGTAATGATGTACCGGTGATTGGCATATCGCAATATGGAGAACACGCGTCTTTGGACAATTGCCGGGAAGGTTTTTTGCAGGGCTTGAAAAATGCCGGTTTAGTTGAAGGGAAGGATTTCAAGATAGATTATCAAAATGCCGGTTTTGATGATGAGATTAACATACGAATTGCACAAACTTTTGCCAGCAATAATGTGAACTTGATGGTGGGAATCGCAACACCTTCAGCAACAGCACTCTATGCTGCAGCGGAAGGCAAGGATATTCCGGTGGTCTTTACCGCTATTACAGATCCGGTGGAAGCCAAGCTGGATTCAGGAAATGTGACAGGAACAAGCGACAAATTACCGGTGGAAGCACAACTTGAATTAATTCGTGAGATGCAGCCGGATGCAGATACCATTGGTATTATCTATACTACAAGCGAGCCTAATTCAGTTTCAGCTATCAGAGAATATAAAGAGAAGGCACCGGAGTATAATTTTACCATTGATGCGATTGGTGTTACTCAACAATCAGAGGTTACACTGGCAACAGATACGTTGATTGCCAGTGGCGTGGATGCTTTTTCAAATTTGACAGACAACAACGTGGTTGGTGTGTTGCCATCGATTTTGGATAAAACGAATAAAGCATCCATACCGGTGTACGGGAGTGAAGTAGAACAAGTTAAAATTGGCTGTGTTGCCGCCGCGGGGATTGATTATTACAAACTCGGTATTCAAACCGGCGAAATTGCCGTCAAAATATTAAACGGCGAGTTTAATGCCAGTGAGATTCCTTATGAAACTATCCTAGAATTTAGCATCTACATCAATAAGAGTGCAATCGATGAAATGGGAATGAGCTTGCCGGATTATCTTGAAGGAAAAACTATTGATATACAAACCCCTACACCACAAGACTTATAA
- a CDS encoding ADP-ribosylglycohydrolase family protein, with the protein MESEDFESTIRNAISIGGDSDTIGAIAGGIGDAFYGVPRYLKEKASAYLRRDLTNIVEEFGLLLNYSPT; encoded by the coding sequence TTGGAATCTGAAGACTTTGAAAGCACTATTAGAAACGCTATCTCAATCGGTGGGGACAGCGACACAATCGGAGCCATCGCAGGCGGCATAGGAGATGCCTTCTACGGAGTCCCGAGATATCTCAAAGAAAAAGCTTCTGCCTACCTTCGCAGGGATCTGACAAATATAGTAGAAGAGTTTGGACTTCTATTAAATTACTCTCCCACTTAA
- a CDS encoding corrinoid protein — translation MLAYELISETVIDGDVEKLIKLIEGALRDGCSADDIFEYGLVNGMNRIAEKFRYERVMIPEVLVSARAMHAGLMTIDPYIEKTGQLNSYKVVIGTVAGDLHDIGKSLIIMLLSAMGIQITDLGVDVSVKKFIQAVKKEQPHYLMLSSLLTTTMPAMQEVIEELDKRGLRSNMKVVIGGGPIRQVFADEIGADLYFEDAFQVREYLAKKFKNNK, via the coding sequence TTGTTGGCCTATGAATTGATCAGTGAAACAGTAATTGATGGAGATGTTGAAAAGCTTATCAAGCTGATAGAAGGGGCTTTAAGGGATGGCTGTTCCGCGGACGATATTTTTGAATATGGCTTGGTTAATGGAATGAACAGGATCGCTGAAAAATTTAGGTACGAAAGGGTAATGATTCCTGAAGTTCTGGTTTCAGCCCGGGCAATGCATGCAGGGCTTATGACCATTGATCCTTATATTGAAAAAACTGGACAGCTAAATTCCTATAAAGTGGTCATTGGCACTGTAGCGGGAGATTTACATGATATTGGAAAGAGCTTAATTATCATGCTTCTATCAGCAATGGGCATTCAGATTACAGATCTTGGCGTTGATGTTTCTGTAAAGAAATTTATCCAGGCTGTCAAGAAAGAGCAACCCCATTATCTGATGTTGTCCTCCCTATTGACAACCACAATGCCGGCTATGCAGGAAGTTATTGAAGAATTAGACAAGAGGGGCTTAAGGTCAAATATGAAAGTAGTGATTGGTGGGGGTCCCATAAGACAAGTTTTCGCCGATGAAATAGGTGCAGACTTATATTTTGAAGATGCCTTTCAAGTAAGGGAATATTTGGCAAAAAAATTTAAAAATAATAAATAG
- the katG gene encoding catalase/peroxidase HPI, with amino-acid sequence MSEEGKCPVTGRTKIPTVIGRPSIRDWWPNQLNLSILHQNSELVNPMGKDFNYAKEFKKLDLEAVKKDLYDLMTDSQDWWPADYGHYGGLFIRMAWHSAGTYRKGDGRGGSGTGTQRLAPLNSWPDNANLDKARRLLWPIKQKYGNKISWADLMILAGNCALESMGFKTFGFGGGRQDVWEPEEDIYWGSESEWLGDKRYFGDRELENPLAAVQMGLIYVNPEGPNGEPDAVASGRDVRETFERMAMNDEETVALVAGGHTFGKCHGASEDSHLGPEPEAASIEEQGLGWKNSYGSGKGRDTITSGIEGAWTPTPTKWDNSYFDTLFKYDWNLVKSPAGAYQWVPTDPAAAETVPDAEDPSIRHAPMMTTADLSLRMDPIYKPIAKRFQENPKEFEEAFARAWFKLTHRDMGPLSRYLGPEVPEEELIWQDPVPPVDYELIDENDIAGLKGKILASGLSISQLVYTAWASASTFRGSDKRGGANGARIRLEPQKDWEVNQPNQLNIVLEALEKIQQEFNSAQSGQKKVSLADLIVLGGCAAVEKAVENAGNNISVPFSPGRTDASQKQTDVEAFTVLEPAADGFRNYLKTKYSVIAEELLIDRAQLLTLTAPEMTVLVGGMRVLNANYGQSQHGVFTKKPEALTNDFFVNLLDMSTEWKEASEDEELFQGRDRATGELKWTGTRVDLIFGSNSQLRAIAEVYACDDCQDKFLHDFVSAWNKVMNADRFDLA; translated from the coding sequence ATGAGTGAAGAAGGCAAATGTCCAGTAACGGGCAGAACTAAAATCCCCACTGTAATTGGAAGACCTTCCATCAGGGATTGGTGGCCTAACCAGTTAAATCTCAGTATTCTTCATCAGAATTCAGAGCTGGTTAACCCTATGGGTAAAGACTTCAACTATGCCAAAGAATTTAAAAAGCTCGATTTAGAGGCCGTTAAAAAAGACTTATATGATTTGATGACCGACTCGCAGGATTGGTGGCCTGCCGATTACGGTCACTACGGCGGCCTTTTTATCCGGATGGCCTGGCACAGCGCAGGTACATACCGCAAAGGCGATGGTCGCGGGGGCTCAGGGACAGGGACCCAGCGCCTGGCGCCCCTCAACAGCTGGCCGGACAATGCCAACCTGGATAAGGCACGCCGTTTACTTTGGCCAATCAAACAAAAATATGGCAATAAAATTTCCTGGGCAGACCTCATGATCCTCGCCGGTAATTGCGCTCTAGAGTCCATGGGATTCAAGACCTTCGGTTTTGGTGGGGGGCGCCAGGATGTGTGGGAGCCGGAAGAGGATATTTACTGGGGTTCCGAGAGCGAGTGGCTTGGGGACAAGCGCTATTTTGGTGATCGGGAGCTGGAAAATCCTCTGGCCGCCGTGCAGATGGGTCTCATCTATGTAAACCCGGAAGGGCCGAACGGTGAACCCGACGCCGTCGCTTCAGGCCGTGATGTTCGAGAAACCTTTGAGCGCATGGCTATGAACGACGAAGAGACTGTGGCACTGGTTGCCGGAGGTCACACATTTGGCAAATGTCACGGTGCCTCCGAGGATTCCCATTTGGGTCCGGAGCCCGAGGCTGCCAGCATCGAAGAACAAGGGCTTGGCTGGAAGAATAGTTACGGCAGCGGTAAAGGCCGTGATACCATCACCAGCGGCATTGAAGGAGCCTGGACACCGACCCCAACAAAATGGGACAACAGCTATTTTGACACCCTGTTTAAGTATGATTGGAATCTCGTGAAAAGTCCTGCTGGCGCCTATCAATGGGTTCCCACGGATCCAGCCGCAGCGGAAACGGTGCCGGATGCCGAAGATCCATCCATACGACACGCACCTATGATGACTACAGCGGACCTTTCTTTGAGGATGGATCCCATCTATAAACCGATTGCAAAGAGGTTCCAAGAGAACCCGAAAGAGTTTGAGGAGGCCTTCGCCCGCGCGTGGTTCAAGCTGACCCACCGTGACATGGGCCCACTCTCACGCTATCTTGGGCCGGAGGTTCCTGAGGAGGAACTGATCTGGCAGGACCCGGTGCCCCCAGTCGATTATGAACTGATTGACGAAAACGATATCGCAGGCCTTAAGGGCAAAATCTTAGCTTCCGGTCTGTCAATTTCCCAGCTGGTCTACACTGCCTGGGCTTCAGCCTCTACCTTCCGGGGCTCCGATAAGCGCGGAGGGGCAAACGGGGCGCGTATCCGTCTTGAGCCGCAGAAGGATTGGGAAGTCAACCAGCCGAATCAACTCAATATCGTGCTTGAGGCCCTTGAAAAAATCCAACAGGAGTTCAACAGTGCGCAGTCAGGCCAAAAGAAAGTTTCACTGGCCGACTTGATCGTCCTGGGTGGATGTGCGGCTGTAGAAAAAGCTGTAGAGAACGCCGGTAACAATATATCCGTTCCTTTTTCACCGGGACGTACGGATGCATCACAGAAACAGACAGACGTAGAGGCATTCACAGTGCTCGAACCAGCTGCAGATGGGTTTCGCAACTACCTTAAAACCAAATATTCTGTAATCGCAGAGGAGCTGTTGATTGATCGTGCACAGCTGCTGACATTGACCGCTCCTGAAATGACAGTTCTGGTTGGCGGCATGCGGGTTTTGAATGCCAATTACGGACAGTCTCAGCACGGCGTTTTCACAAAGAAGCCAGAAGCGCTTACCAATGACTTCTTTGTGAATCTTCTCGATATGAGTACAGAATGGAAGGAAGCATCTGAAGACGAAGAACTGTTCCAGGGCCGTGATCGCGCCACGGGCGAACTCAAGTGGACAGGCACCCGTGTTGATCTCATCTTCGGTTCAAACTCCCAACTTCGGGCCATTGCGGAAGTCTATGCATGTGACGACTGTCAGGATAAGTTTTTACATGACTTCGTGTCTGCCTGGAATAAAGTGATGAATGCAGATCGTTTCGACCTTGCCTAA
- a CDS encoding methyltransferase family protein encodes MKLNRVEGIQKWWFKNIAYLIITWAALFLSSGRIDWLMAWVYLSSIFILIIANALVMDQKLLVERSRLQEGTKKWDIALASIVAIWGPLLIWITSGLDIRFGWTQGLLPGLQIVSMIFVLLGGLTVTWSMEANKFFSATVRIQSDRNHTVVTRGPYMYVRHPGYLGGIIHTIMTPVALGSWAALLPGLFIVGIFIVRTGLEDKVLQRELDGYRDYSRTVRYRLIPGIW; translated from the coding sequence ATGAAATTAAACAGAGTGGAAGGCATACAAAAATGGTGGTTTAAAAATATTGCTTATTTAATAATTACATGGGCTGCCTTGTTTTTGTCATCAGGAAGAATAGACTGGTTGATGGCTTGGGTTTATCTATCCAGCATTTTTATATTAATTATTGCTAATGCATTGGTCATGGACCAGAAACTGCTGGTAGAGCGCTCTAGATTACAGGAGGGAACAAAAAAGTGGGATATTGCCCTTGCCAGTATAGTTGCAATATGGGGGCCACTTTTAATCTGGATAACATCAGGGCTGGATATCCGATTTGGATGGACGCAGGGATTGCTGCCAGGGCTACAAATTGTTTCCATGATTTTTGTACTTTTGGGAGGATTAACTGTTACATGGTCAATGGAAGCCAATAAGTTTTTTTCAGCCACAGTACGAATTCAATCTGATAGAAATCACACAGTTGTAACCCGGGGACCTTATATGTATGTGCGTCATCCTGGATATTTAGGCGGAATCATTCATACAATTATGACACCCGTTGCCCTGGGATCATGGGCAGCACTTCTGCCGGGTCTTTTCATTGTTGGAATTTTCATAGTTCGAACCGGCCTTGAAGATAAGGTACTACAGAGAGAACTTGATGGGTATCGAGATTACTCCAGGACAGTCCGTTATCGATTAATCCCCGGTATCTGGTAA
- a CDS encoding DUF6608 family protein — MGAIRKGLSFKLVHLIHYIATLIAVFFLVWFTGLFADLHPDAYQDIFFNYTGVYVIIILVEIIYFKVTKRTLFEVNNNE; from the coding sequence ATGGGAGCAATAAGAAAGGGGCTTTCCTTTAAGCTGGTTCACCTTATACATTACATAGCCACATTAATAGCCGTGTTTTTCCTTGTCTGGTTCACCGGATTATTTGCTGACCTTCATCCCGATGCCTATCAAGATATTTTCTTTAATTATACAGGAGTATATGTCATAATTATATTGGTTGAAATAATCTATTTCAAGGTAACGAAAAGAACGTTATTTGAGGTAAATAATAATGAATGA
- a CDS encoding TetR/AcrR family transcriptional regulator: protein MIQPSVYSYSQIIEAAFQLIREQGWSAVSARAIAKKLGSSTMPIYSHVSSIEELEKKLRIKARELLKEFQQQQYTEHTLLNLAFGYVVFARDEKNLFRFLYLESPEMLDSEDTSVIKKTFFKEFGEDSAEGKALLEMKESGQETLVQYTWIFTHGLAMLVNSGAFGSNSDQAILRFLMDAGEAFYVWGINKEEERQTSKKEQK, encoded by the coding sequence TTGATTCAACCCAGTGTTTACTCATACTCCCAAATTATTGAGGCCGCTTTCCAGCTTATCCGGGAACAAGGTTGGAGTGCAGTTTCTGCTCGAGCTATAGCAAAAAAACTTGGTTCGTCAACGATGCCTATTTACTCTCACGTGAGCTCTATAGAAGAGTTGGAAAAGAAACTTCGCATAAAAGCCCGGGAACTTCTCAAGGAATTCCAGCAGCAGCAGTATACGGAACACACTCTTTTAAACCTGGCATTCGGTTATGTAGTTTTTGCACGGGATGAAAAAAACCTGTTTCGGTTTCTCTATCTGGAGAGCCCTGAAATGCTTGATTCGGAGGATACCTCAGTGATTAAAAAAACTTTTTTTAAAGAATTCGGCGAGGATAGTGCAGAGGGAAAGGCTCTCTTAGAAATGAAAGAGTCCGGCCAAGAGACGCTGGTCCAATACACCTGGATCTTTACCCATGGCCTTGCCATGTTGGTAAACTCCGGTGCTTTCGGTTCAAACTCAGATCAGGCTATTCTGCGCTTTCTCATGGATGCGGGCGAGGCGTTTTATGTCTGGGGAATCAATAAGGAAGAGGAAAGACAAACGTCTAAAAAGGAACAAAAGTGA
- a CDS encoding PocR ligand-binding domain-containing protein: protein MSLLRTTQGINEVEYLDKFLGSFCSATGLYAEAVTLNGDTLYAPEGLSRCQFCQIVRSGPGGVKQCRASYKRAATEASKWEEPYFFRCHAGLVIWAIPIIIRGEALGAIMCGQVLLWEPDDYFWQEQQFFNSKHDQFEKLILAVRKLEVVTPARTQAAADLLFVVVNHIVERNVRVLEDADQARKVQQEIRQEMERKKRDPKDKNLSYEAYLEKERELLRCIRLGDRTNAEIILSGLFADLFTKAKGKANEINQRTFELVCLVSRAAIEGGVDADRAMEVLKEYNKELKKVGDIFYQAKKTIEHYLDGIFALTNKKHINTVKKAREYIMENCSQSLTTQDIATHIYISPSHLSRLFRKELDCTVLEYLTRVRIEKALQLLKNNEQSIEEVARSVGFKNTSYFARIFKERVGVTPLTFRNSLF from the coding sequence ATGAGTTTACTAAGGACAACGCAAGGTATAAATGAAGTAGAATATCTTGACAAGTTTTTGGGGAGCTTTTGCAGTGCTACTGGTCTGTATGCCGAGGCTGTAACGCTAAATGGAGATACCCTTTACGCCCCGGAAGGGCTGTCCCGCTGTCAGTTCTGCCAAATTGTAAGGAGTGGACCCGGAGGAGTAAAACAGTGCAGAGCCTCTTACAAAAGGGCTGCAACTGAGGCCTCTAAATGGGAAGAGCCGTATTTCTTTCGTTGTCATGCCGGTTTAGTTATCTGGGCCATTCCCATTATTATTAGGGGCGAAGCCCTGGGGGCTATTATGTGCGGCCAGGTTCTGTTGTGGGAGCCCGATGATTATTTTTGGCAGGAGCAGCAGTTTTTCAACTCCAAGCATGACCAGTTCGAGAAGCTTATTCTGGCCGTGCGAAAGTTAGAGGTAGTTACTCCTGCAAGGACTCAGGCGGCGGCGGACCTGCTATTTGTAGTAGTAAATCATATTGTGGAAAGAAATGTAAGGGTTTTGGAGGATGCAGACCAGGCGAGAAAAGTGCAGCAGGAGATTCGGCAGGAGATGGAAAGGAAAAAAAGGGATCCCAAAGATAAAAACCTTAGTTACGAAGCATACCTGGAAAAGGAAAGAGAATTATTAAGGTGTATCAGGTTAGGAGATAGAACCAATGCGGAAATCATACTCTCGGGACTTTTTGCTGACCTTTTCACCAAAGCCAAAGGAAAAGCAAACGAGATTAATCAAAGGACTTTTGAACTGGTCTGTCTGGTTTCCCGGGCTGCCATAGAGGGCGGTGTTGATGCTGACAGGGCCATGGAGGTTTTAAAGGAGTATAATAAAGAATTAAAAAAAGTGGGGGATATTTTTTACCAGGCAAAGAAAACCATCGAACATTATCTTGACGGTATTTTTGCATTAACAAACAAAAAACATATAAACACTGTCAAAAAAGCCAGGGAATACATTATGGAGAACTGCTCCCAATCCCTTACCACTCAGGATATAGCCACCCACATTTATATCAGTCCCTCCCATCTGAGTCGTTTGTTTAGAAAGGAATTAGACTGCACTGTGTTGGAATATCTTACCAGGGTAAGAATTGAGAAAGCGCTGCAGCTGTTGAAAAACAATGAGCAAAGTATTGAGGAAGTAGCCCGGAGTGTTGGATTTAAAAACACTAGCTATTTTGCCAGGATTTTTAAGGAGCGCGTAGGAGTTACTCCTTTGACTTTTCGTAATAGTCTGTTTTAG